A region of Rhodamnia argentea isolate NSW1041297 chromosome 9, ASM2092103v1, whole genome shotgun sequence DNA encodes the following proteins:
- the LOC115729590 gene encoding rust resistance kinase Lr10-like, translating into MPIVAIFLIYKHRRRHLAMDKNVEEFLQAHNNFLPIRYSYSNIKKITRNFKHKLGEGGYGSVYRGTLVSGNEVAIKILKQSKAHGQDFISEVATIGRIHHFNVVQLIGFCFEGSKQALVYDFMTNGSLDKHIFAEEGDLHYMKLYEIALGVARGIEYLHRGCDMQILHFDIKPHNILLDKDFTPKVSDFGLAKLYPTDRSIVSLTAARGTLGYMAPELFYKNIGGVSYKADVYSFGMLLMEMAGRRKNINANAEHSSQIYFPLWVYDQVGEGKSVEMEGVVEEERKVIKKMIIVALWCIQLNPDHRPPMSKVLKMLEGDIGKLQMPPKPLFYPSDVPDNNDKVEMELETLLASSSVPIISSSFPVVDTGDV; encoded by the coding sequence ATGCCCATTGTCGCGATATTCCTAATCTACAAGCACAGAAGAAGGCACTTAGCAATGGACAAGAACGTCGAAGAATTCTTGCAGGCTCATAATAACTTTTTGCCCATAAGGTACTCTTACTcgaatatcaagaagatcacCAGAAATTTTAAGCACAAACTAGGTGAAGGAGGGTATGGTTCCGTGTACAGAGGAACGCTCGTAAGCGGAAACGAAGTTGCCATCAAGATTTTAAAGCAGTCCAAGGCCCATGGCCAAGACTTTATTAGTGAAGTGGCTACTATTGGAAGGATTCACCATTTTAATGTTGTGCAACTCATTGGCTTTTGCTTTGAAGGCTCAAAACAAGCTCTAGTGTATGATTTCATGACAAATGGATCTTTAGATAAGCACATTTTTGCTGAGGAAGGTGATCTTCATTACATGAAACTATATGAGATCGCTCTTGGGGTGGCGAGGGGGATTGAATACTTACATCGGGGGTGTGACATGCAAATACTACACTTTGATATcaagcctcacaacattctttTAGACAAGGATTTCACTCCAAAAGTTTCTGACTTTGGACTTGCGAAACTTTATCCCACCGATCGTAGTATAGTCTCATTGACCGCCGCAAGAGGGACGTTGGGATATATGGCACCCGAGTTGTTCTACAAGAACATCGGTGGTGTATCTTACAAAGCGGACGTCTACAGCTTCGGGATGTTGCTCATGGAAATGGCAGGGAGAAGAAAGAATATAAATGCAAATGCGGAACACTCtagccaaatttattttccattgtGGGTGTACGACCAAGTCGGTGAAGGAAAAAGTGTTGAAATGGAAGGAGTTGTAGAAGAGGAGAGAAAGGTGATAAAAAAGATGATAATAGTTGCACTTTGGTGTATACAATTGAACCCTGACCATCGGCCTCCAATGAGCAAAGTCCTGAAAATGCTTGAAGGAGATATTGGTAAACTTCAAATGCCTCCAAAGCCACTTTTTTACCCATCGGATGTGCCGGATAACAATGACAAAGTCGAGATGGAACTAGAGACATTATTAGCTTCATCAAGCGTTCCAATAATTTCCTCTAGTTTTCCTGTTGTTGATACCGGTGATGTTTAG